The following proteins come from a genomic window of Irregularibacter muris:
- a CDS encoding Na+/H+ antiporter NhaC family protein encodes MEQKKNPVALLPLLVFLALFLGVGIYYSIMGKDMAFYQLPAPIAAVAGIIVAFLIGKGKLDDKMNTFIKGVGDQDIITMVMIYLLAGGFSTVAGAMGAVDSTVNFGLSIIPASLILPGIFIIAAFIATAMGTSVGTIAAVVPIAADIASKTSLPLAVAVGAVVGGAMFGDNLSMISDTTIAATRTQGVEMRDKFIMNFKIAAPAAILTIVVMLFTGAKGVVPQGLEYQFIKIIPYLSVLILALLGMNVFTVLILGTVLAGGIGLIGNSFTIMEFANHIYEGFGSMQEIFILSLLIGGLAALIESQGGIAYLLDLVNRFIKGKKGAELGIGALVSLADIATANNTVAIVITGPMAKDIAEEHGIDLRRSASMLDIFACIWQGIIPYGAQLLIAGSVAGLSPVQIMPSLYYPYLLAIVAFLAIGFGFPKGSKKMNVA; translated from the coding sequence ATGGAACAGAAAAAAAATCCAGTTGCCCTATTGCCTTTATTGGTATTTTTAGCTTTATTCTTGGGGGTAGGAATTTACTACAGTATAATGGGTAAAGATATGGCTTTTTATCAATTGCCTGCACCTATTGCTGCTGTAGCCGGTATTATTGTTGCATTTTTAATCGGTAAGGGGAAATTGGATGACAAGATGAACACCTTTATTAAGGGTGTTGGTGATCAAGATATTATTACCATGGTTATGATTTACCTATTGGCTGGTGGTTTTTCCACTGTGGCAGGAGCTATGGGCGCAGTGGATTCTACTGTAAACTTTGGACTTTCTATTATACCAGCTAGTTTGATTTTACCAGGGATTTTCATCATTGCAGCTTTTATTGCAACGGCAATGGGAACCTCCGTAGGAACTATTGCGGCCGTTGTACCTATTGCTGCAGATATTGCTTCTAAAACATCTCTACCTTTGGCTGTTGCGGTAGGAGCAGTTGTGGGAGGAGCTATGTTTGGAGACAATTTGTCTATGATTTCAGATACTACCATTGCAGCGACTAGAACCCAAGGGGTAGAAATGAGAGACAAGTTCATTATGAACTTTAAAATTGCTGCTCCTGCTGCTATTTTAACTATTGTAGTCATGCTATTTACTGGGGCAAAGGGTGTTGTACCCCAAGGATTGGAATATCAATTCATTAAAATTATTCCTTATTTATCTGTATTAATATTAGCCCTATTGGGTATGAATGTTTTCACCGTATTGATTTTAGGAACAGTCTTAGCTGGAGGAATAGGATTAATAGGCAATAGCTTTACCATAATGGAATTTGCTAACCATATATATGAGGGCTTTGGTTCTATGCAAGAAATCTTTATCCTATCTCTACTAATTGGTGGTTTAGCAGCCCTTATTGAAAGCCAAGGTGGAATTGCTTATCTATTAGATTTAGTAAATCGATTTATTAAGGGGAAAAAGGGTGCAGAACTTGGAATTGGCGCTTTAGTATCCTTAGCAGATATTGCCACTGCAAATAATACTGTAGCGATTGTTATTACAGGACCTATGGCGAAGGACATTGCAGAGGAACATGGAATAGATTTAAGAAGAAGTGCTAGTATGTTAGATATCTTTGCTTGTATATGGCAAGGGATCATTCCCTATGGAGCACAACTATTAATTGCTGGAAGTGTTGCAGGATTATCTCCAGTACAAATTATGCCATCCCTATACTACCCATACTTGCTTGCGATTGTAGCATTCTTAGCTATTGGATTTGGTTTCCCTAAGGGGAGCAAAAAGATGAATGTCGCATAA
- a CDS encoding aspartate/glutamate racemase family protein — MNIGVIAGTIFDTQLGVDFLKNRGYDAEAYPISNTPQEQSILQILYPRKLEKMVIHRIHEIKSQGMKNIFVYCNSLSGAVDMDKLSLDFQVNIITPLQIYSQLGKSYKRIGVLAANNQSTFAIEKIIQKSNSDAYVVGIGLLLLVDAIEKKMNPKTIVKEFALEKVLDFFSTIGCEGIILGCTHFPYIYKALRELSTLPIIDPALKMLEKIQID; from the coding sequence GTGAATATTGGGGTAATTGCAGGAACGATTTTTGATACTCAATTAGGGGTAGATTTTTTAAAAAATCGGGGTTATGATGCAGAGGCATATCCCATCTCTAATACTCCCCAGGAGCAGTCAATTCTACAGATTTTATATCCTCGAAAATTAGAGAAAATGGTTATACATAGGATTCATGAAATAAAATCCCAAGGGATGAAAAACATATTTGTTTATTGTAATTCCCTAAGTGGGGCGGTGGATATGGATAAACTTTCCTTGGATTTTCAGGTGAATATTATTACTCCTTTGCAAATTTATAGTCAATTGGGTAAAAGTTATAAAAGAATTGGGGTGTTGGCGGCAAACAACCAAAGTACTTTTGCTATAGAAAAGATTATCCAAAAATCAAATTCAGATGCTTATGTCGTGGGAATAGGTTTATTGCTCTTGGTAGATGCTATTGAAAAAAAGATGAACCCTAAAACCATAGTAAAAGAATTTGCACTAGAAAAAGTATTAGATTTTTTTTCCACTATAGGGTGTGAAGGTATCATTTTGGGATGTACTCATTTTCCTTATATTTATAAAGCGCTTAGGGAATTATCTACTCTACCCATCATTGATCCCGCATTAAAAATGCTAGAAAAGATACAAATAGACTAG
- the nth gene encoding endonuclease III, translated as MLNQRKTQEVLDILGETYAEATIALHYTTPFELLVATILSAQCTDKRVNIITEKLFHHYNQPEDFASLSVEELGEMIRSCGFYRNKSENIIATSRILLEKFDGKVPDTLEELTTLPGVGRKTANVVLSNVFGKDAIAVDTHVFRVSNRIGLAEAKNVEETEKQLMKNIPKSKWSKAHHWLIHHGRNICKARRPQCEICPIQHLCEYYSKEVS; from the coding sequence ATGTTAAACCAAAGAAAAACCCAAGAGGTATTAGATATACTTGGAGAAACTTATGCAGAAGCAACCATTGCATTACACTATACTACTCCCTTTGAACTTCTGGTAGCGACTATATTGTCGGCTCAATGCACAGATAAAAGAGTAAATATTATTACTGAGAAACTATTTCATCATTATAATCAACCTGAGGATTTTGCGTCTTTAAGTGTGGAAGAATTAGGCGAAATGATTAGAAGTTGTGGCTTCTATCGTAATAAAAGTGAGAATATCATTGCCACGAGTAGGATACTTTTGGAAAAATTTGATGGTAAAGTACCGGATACTCTAGAGGAATTAACTACACTTCCAGGAGTGGGAAGAAAGACTGCCAACGTGGTATTAAGCAATGTATTTGGAAAGGATGCTATTGCTGTGGACACTCATGTATTTAGAGTATCTAATCGTATTGGATTAGCAGAAGCTAAGAATGTAGAGGAAACCGAAAAACAACTAATGAAAAATATTCCTAAAAGCAAATGGTCAAAGGCTCATCATTGGTTGATACATCATGGAAGAAATATTTGTAAAGCCAGAAGACCCCAGTGTGAAATATGTCCGATACAACATCTTTGTGAATATTATTCTA